The genome window CCAACGATGACGACATCATAATCCGGTTTGTTGGCCAAACACTCCCCTCCCTTATATGAAATCTTTTTTTACATTTCACTTATGATATAATCGGCCTGCCAATAAGCCAGGGCCCCGATGGTTTCCGTTACGTTCAATTTTCTCCCATTCGTGTTCCTCCGCTCGGATGCGCCATGCTCCATGGAGGTTGAACTGTAAGTCCGCCTCAGATTTTCCTGGCTCCCGCTGCTTTCAGTATTTCAACGATTTTCCCATAGAAGTAACGGTGCATATCTTTCAGTTGCAAACTCCAATCGAAGGTCAATCTCGGAAGAGGGAGACCGTAAGCATGGGGATTGGCCGATAAAAGAAGCAGCCAAACATTATATTTTCCGTGGTTCGGGTACTGGACTTGGCATCGACCGATTGAGCGAAATGATTCGTGGCGTAGCCTTGTTCAATTGGCGGTAAAGGGTAAGGCTTTGATCTCGGAGGTCCGTGTACAATCTGATCCGCATCGCCGGATACGCCGAATCGATACTCAAATTTAGTATAATAGGGCTCCAATTCCTCATATGTGATCGGCCAATTCGCAATCGCGCCATCGTCAATTTGCCCCCATGCATCCAGCGTCTTGAACGATACCGGATCAAACCGCCAGCATATCATATTCCGGTTTTGTCCTCATGGGCAATCCCCTTCAGAGAATAATAAACTTTCGGGAGCTGCCGTTTTTTATTGATTTCTTCAGCAGTATAAAAACGGGGCCCTTCAAAGCCGATCAGACGCCAACCGTATGCCTGGTAGTTTCCGCCATAGATGGGGTCGGAAAAAACACCCTCCATTGTATGGTTCCGGATAAATTGAAAAAAAGGGGTGTGCTCCTGCGATTTTAACAGCTCAATTAACCGCTCTTGATCAAGGTCGAGCAAGGTTTTTCCAAACAGCAATCGTGCCTGATTCTCGAATGCCCTTAACCCTTCCCTGTACAAACCGATCATGAAAGGATTCGCTGCTGCATCCCGTTGAATAAATTCATATGCCCTGGCTTCATTGGACCCGGGAAAAATCTCCTCGGTAATAACCCGAATCATTTCGATTTCCGTATTGGAAAACAAACGGCCATTCTCCTTTGCGCAAATATTCTT of Ferviditalea candida contains these proteins:
- a CDS encoding gluconate 2-dehydrogenase subunit 3 family protein produces the protein MFSNTEIEMIRVITEEIFPGSNEARAYEFIQRDAAANPFMIGLYREGLRAFENQARLLFGKTLLDLDQERLIELLKSQEHTPFFQFIRNHTMEGVFSDPIYGGNYQAYGWRLIGFEGPRFYTAEEINKKRQLPKVYYSLKGIAHEDKTGI